From the genome of Elusimicrobiota bacterium:
GGGCCCCAAGCTTCACGTCGTCAAATCCCCCATGGTCGGCACCTTTCAACGGGCCGCCAAAGACCGGCCGCCCCTGGTGCTGGAAGGCAGCGAGATTTCCGCCGGACAGAAAATGGGGGTGGTGGAAGCCATGAACATCCCCAAGGACGTGCTGGCGGACGTGCACGGACGGATCGTCAAGATTTTGGTGGAAAACGGCAAACCGGTGGAATACGGCCAGCCGTTGTTTGAAGTCGAAGTCACGCCCGAGGGCCAATAATGTTCAAGAAAATCCTGATCGCCAACCGGGGCGAAATCGCCGTCCGCGTCGTCCGGGCCTGCCGGGAACTCGGCATCCGCACCGTCGCCGTCCATTCGGACATCGACCGAAGCTCGCTCCACGTGCGTTACGCGGACGAATCGGTCTGCATCGGGCCCGCCACGGCGGCCGAAAGCTACCTGAACATCCCGGCGATCATCTCGGCGGCCGACGTCACCGGCGCCGACGCCATCCACCCGGGCTACGGCTTCCTCTCGGAAAACACCCATTTCGCCGAAGTCTGCGAGAGCTGCAACATCACCTTCATCGGCCCCTCCAAGGACGCCATCCGCCGCATGGGCGACAAAGCCGAAGCCCGTAAAATCATGGGCGATTACGGCGTGCCCATCATCCCCGGCACCAAGGGCTGCATCGGCCCCGACGACAAGGAACTTTTCAAGATCGCCAAAAAAATCGGTTTCCCGATCCTGGTCAAGGCCAAGGCCGGCGGCGGCGGCAAAGGCATGCGCGTGGTTCAAGACGCCAGCTTTCTCCGGGACGCCATCCTGGCCGCCACCCACGAGGCGAAAACCGCCTTCGGCAACGGGGACGTCTATTTGGAACGCTACCTGAAAGCCCCCCGGCACATCGAAGTTCAAATCCTGGGCGACAAGCACGGCAACGTGGTGAGTTTCCCCGAACGGGACTGTTCGGTGCAGCGGCGCCACCAGAAACTGATCGAGGAATCGCCCTCGCCCATGGTGAGCGACAGCCTGCGGAAAAAAATGGGCAAGGCCGCGCGCCTGGCCGCCAAGGCCGTGAAGTATTCGACGGTGGGGACCGTGGAGTTCCTCTACGACGAGGAATCCGACGACTTTTTCTTCATCGAAATGAACACCCGGATCCAGGTGGAGCACCCGGTCACCGAGATGGTGACGGGCATCGACCTGATCAAAGAACAGATTCGCGCCGCCGCGGGCGAAAAACTGCCCTTCGAGTCGGAAGACATCCAGATCCGCCACCACGCCATGGAATGCCGCATCAACGCCGAGGACCCGGCCCGGAATTTCATGCCCTCCCCCGGCAAGATCACCAACCTCATTTTGCCCGGGGGGCCCGGCGTGCGGGTGGACACCCACATGTACACGGGCTACACCATCCCCACCTACTACGACAGCCTGATGGCGAAGCTCATCTGCGCCACGCGCTACGGCGCGGGGGGCGGGCGGGAACACACCATCCGCCGCATGCGGCGGGCGCTCGACGAATTCATCGTCGAAGGGGTGAAGACGACGATCCCCTTCCACCGGGACGTCATGGCCCACGAGGCGTTCCTCAAAGGGGACGTCCAGACGGATTTCATCGAAAAGCATTTGGCCGTCACCACGGCGGCTTAAGGTCCGGCCCATGGCCCAAAACGCGATGCAACAAAAGATCATCGAAAACCTCTGGGATTCCAGCCGCACCCTGCGGGAATTGGCCAACGAGGCGCCGGCCATCGAGAAGGCCGCCCGGGCCATCGTCAAATCCCTGCGCGGCGGGCACAAGCTGTTGGCCTTCGGCAACGGCGGGTCCGCCGCCGACGCCCAGCATTTGACGGCGGAACTTTCCGGCCGTTTTGAAAAAGACCGCCGCGGCCTGCCCGCGGTGGCCCTCACCACGAACCCTTCCGCCGTGACCGCCATCGCCAACGACTATTCCTACGACGACATCTTCTCCCGGCAGATGGAAGGCCTGGTGAAGCGGGGCGACGTCGTGGTGGCCATTTCCACCTCCGGCAATTCCGCCAACGTGTTGGCGGGGGCCAAGGAGGCCAAGAAGGTCGGCGCCACGGTCATCGCCTGGACGGGCAAGGGCGGGGGGAAACTCAAAGCCCTGGCCGACGTGTGCCTGGACGTCCCCTCCCAACGCACCGCCCGCATCCAGGAAGGCCACCTCGCCCTCCTCCACACCCTCTGCGCCATCGTGGAAGACGAACTCTTCCCTTCGACCGCCAAGGCGCGTGGCTACAAATAATATTCTTTCCCCCGCGGCGCTCCTCCGCCGCCTGTCGGCCCGTCGACGCGGGCGCCGCGTCGTGTTCACCAACGGCTGTTTCGATCTCTTTCACGCGGGCCACTTGAAAGTGCTGAACCTCGCCAAGCGCGCGGGCGATCTGCTGGTCGTGGGCTTGAACGACGACCGTTCGGTTCGGCGGCTCAAAGGGCCGAAACGGCCGATCCTGCCTCTCAAAGACCGGGCCGCGCTGCTGGGGGCCCTCAAAGACGTCGATTACGTGACCTGGTTCGGCGAAGACACGCCCCACAATTTAATCCGCCGACTGAAACCCGACGTGCTGGTCAAAGGCGGGGATTGGTCCGCCGATCAAATCGTCGGGCGGGAGTTCGTCAAGAAAGTGGTGCGCGTGCCCTTGCTTAAAGGGCGCTCCACCTCGGGAATCATCGCGACCATCGCCCGGCGGTATGGCCGGGCCTAAAATTTCGGGCGGCGTGCTCCGGCTGTTGGACGCCAATTTAAATCGGGCGCGGGAAGGCCTTCGGGTGTTGGAAGACACGGCGCGCTTTCGGTGGGACGACCGTCCGATGTTTCAGGGACTTCGCCGGGCCCGCCACGGGTTGGACCGGATCACCCGCCGCCATTACCCGGCGCTGGTGGCCAGCCGCGACACGGGCGCCGACCCCGGCCGACGGATGGCCGAGCCCCGGCGCCGCACCGACGAAGGGTTGGTGGCCTCCAATTTTCGGCGGGCCGAGGAAGCCCTCCGGGTGTTGGAGGAATACGGCAAAGTCCTGGCGCCCGCCGCGGCGGCGTCCTTCAAACGTCTTCGATTCGAGTTGTATCGCTGGGAAAAGAGCGCGGCGACGCGCGGGAGGGGCCGTGAAACGAAAACGTCTTTTTGACTTAAGCGACGTCCAGTTGTACTGCCTGACGACCGCCCCGCGCCCCGGGATGTCCTATTTCGACATGGTGTCCAAGGCCTGCGCGGGCGGCGCGGACGCGATTCAACTGCGGGACAAGAGCCTCTCGGCCCGGGAATTGCTTCGGGTGGCCAAAACGCTCCAGTCGGTGTGCGACCATACCGGCGCTCTTTTTATTCTGAACGACCGGGTCGACGTGGCCCTGGCGGCGGACGTCGACGGGGTTCACATCGGGCAGGAGGATTTGCCGGTCCGGGTTGTGCGCCAGATGGTGGGGCACAAAAAGCTCATCGGCTGTTCCACCCATTCCACCGCCCAGGCCCTCCAGGCGGCGGGCGACGGGGCGGACTACGTGAGCTGCGGCCCGGTCTTCCCCACGCCCACCAAGCCGGATTACGTGCCCGTGGGCCTCGATTTGGTGAAGGAATACCGCGCGCTCCTGCGGATCCCCTTTGTGGCCATCGGCGGACTCGACGAAAGCAACGTCGCGGCCGCGGCGGCCGCGGGGGCGGATCGGGTGGCGGTGGTTCGGGGCGTGTGCGGCGCGGAGGACATCGAAGGCGCCGCCCGGAGGATCAAAGATCAATTTCTGAAGGCGAAGGCCGCGCGGCAATCCGCCGTCGCGGGATAGGAGCCGACCCATGAGTTCGAATACAAAAAACGTGACGCAGATGCACCGGGCGAAGGCGGGGGAAGTGACCCCGGAGATGAAGCGCATCGCCGAGAAGGAACGCGTCGAGGCCGAATACGTCCGCCAGGAAGTGGCCCGGGGCCGCGCCATCATCCCGGCGAACGTCAACCATTTGGCCCACCGGTTGGACCCGATGATCGTCGGCACGAATTTCAACTGCAAGATCAACGCCAACATCGGCAATTCCGCCACGACCTCGGACATCCAATGCGAGCTGAACAAAGTCGACATGGCGGTGAAATACCACGCCGACACGATCATGGATTTGTCCACGGGGAAGGACCTGGACGCCACCCGGGAAGCCATCGTGCGCCACAGCACGGTGCCCGTCGGCACGGTGCCCATTTACGGCGCCCTGGCGCGGGTGGGAAAACCGGAGGACTTGACGGCGAAACTGTTTCTGGACGAAGTGGAAAAGCAGGCGAAGCA
Proteins encoded in this window:
- a CDS encoding acetyl-CoA carboxylase biotin carboxyl carrier protein (composes the biotin carboxyl carrier protein subunit of the acetyl-CoA carboxylase complex, the enzyme that catalyzes the carboxylation of acetyl-CoA to malonyl-CoA, which in turn controls the rate of fatty acid metabolism), whose product is MTKAAAPNSTEEQLHELLDFAAEAGLAEVVWEKGDRRVAFKRGVAPVVAAPAPAPAAPAAPAGPKLHVVKSPMVGTFQRAAKDRPPLVLEGSEISAGQKMGVVEAMNIPKDVLADVHGRIVKILVENGKPVEYGQPLFEVEVTPEGQ
- the accC gene encoding acetyl-CoA carboxylase biotin carboxylase subunit, producing MFKKILIANRGEIAVRVVRACRELGIRTVAVHSDIDRSSLHVRYADESVCIGPATAAESYLNIPAIISAADVTGADAIHPGYGFLSENTHFAEVCESCNITFIGPSKDAIRRMGDKAEARKIMGDYGVPIIPGTKGCIGPDDKELFKIAKKIGFPILVKAKAGGGGKGMRVVQDASFLRDAILAATHEAKTAFGNGDVYLERYLKAPRHIEVQILGDKHGNVVSFPERDCSVQRRHQKLIEESPSPMVSDSLRKKMGKAARLAAKAVKYSTVGTVEFLYDEESDDFFFIEMNTRIQVEHPVTEMVTGIDLIKEQIRAAAGEKLPFESEDIQIRHHAMECRINAEDPARNFMPSPGKITNLILPGGPGVRVDTHMYTGYTIPTYYDSLMAKLICATRYGAGGGREHTIRRMRRALDEFIVEGVKTTIPFHRDVMAHEAFLKGDVQTDFIEKHLAVTTAA
- a CDS encoding D-sedoheptulose 7-phosphate isomerase, translating into MAQNAMQQKIIENLWDSSRTLRELANEAPAIEKAARAIVKSLRGGHKLLAFGNGGSAADAQHLTAELSGRFEKDRRGLPAVALTTNPSAVTAIANDYSYDDIFSRQMEGLVKRGDVVVAISTSGNSANVLAGAKEAKKVGATVIAWTGKGGGKLKALADVCLDVPSQRTARIQEGHLALLHTLCAIVEDELFPSTAKARGYK
- a CDS encoding adenylyltransferase/cytidyltransferase family protein — its product is MATNNILSPAALLRRLSARRRGRRVVFTNGCFDLFHAGHLKVLNLAKRAGDLLVVGLNDDRSVRRLKGPKRPILPLKDRAALLGALKDVDYVTWFGEDTPHNLIRRLKPDVLVKGGDWSADQIVGREFVKKVVRVPLLKGRSTSGIIATIARRYGRA
- the thiE gene encoding thiamine phosphate synthase; the encoded protein is MSYFDMVSKACAGGADAIQLRDKSLSARELLRVAKTLQSVCDHTGALFILNDRVDVALAADVDGVHIGQEDLPVRVVRQMVGHKKLIGCSTHSTAQALQAAGDGADYVSCGPVFPTPTKPDYVPVGLDLVKEYRALLRIPFVAIGGLDESNVAAAAAAGADRVAVVRGVCGAEDIEGAARRIKDQFLKAKAARQSAVAG